A stretch of Imperialibacter roseus DNA encodes these proteins:
- a CDS encoding cation-translocating P-type ATPase, producing the protein MASNNFNIQGLSAKEVFEARKKHGANTLNFKKESGLIEALKSIAAEPMVVLLLVVSSIYFFTGNVGDGLFLAAAIVLVAGISLYQDSRSRNALEKLKNFTQPMCKVIRDGETIEIKSEELVVGDSLMIEEGNTIAADGIIVHSNDFSVNESILTGESMAVYKDASKEDNKVSLGTTVASGLAIATVTAIGNATNLGKIGKSLEDIAEEKTPLEKQITNFVKKMVLIGAIVFLVVWAINYFRSYNVVDSLLKALTLAMSILPEEIPVAFTTFMALGAWRLMKLGIVVKQMKTVETLGSATVICTDKTGTLTENKMSLARLFVLSSQEIADASQPLSADAQSLVRLAMWASEPIPFDPMEVALHEAYGKFMVTDERLVFNMAHEYPLGGKPPMMTHIFEDGNGKRIIAAKGAPEAMIAVSGLSASEKEQVHEAINTLAKDGYRVLGVGEASFNGNDFPATQQEFSFSFKGLVAFYDPPKKNIPFVLEQFYAAGIKVKIVTGDNALTTGAIARQVGFRGFDKSISGDELMKLSEGELKEKVEDMQVFTRMFPEAKLKIINALKVRNEIVAMTGDGVNDGPALKAAHIGIAMGKKGTEIAKQAASLILLEDDLSKMVEAVAMGRKIYTNLKKAIQYIISIHIPIILTVFLPLALGWIYPNIFSPLHIILLELIMGPTCSIIYENEPMEKNMMIKKPRPFTSTFFNWKELTTSVVQGLAITAGTLSIYQLAVHGGANEEVTRTLVFVTLISSNIFLTLVNRSFYYSVLTTLAYKNNLVGLIIGATVAITGLLLFVPPLTNFFGFDNISAVQLLTSVVIGLLAVIWFEMIKWRSRVAAKTV; encoded by the coding sequence ATGGCCAGCAATAACTTTAATATTCAGGGTCTTTCAGCTAAAGAAGTCTTCGAAGCCAGGAAAAAGCATGGTGCCAATACACTGAACTTCAAAAAGGAGAGCGGCCTTATCGAAGCGCTCAAAAGCATCGCCGCAGAGCCCATGGTTGTGCTGCTGCTGGTTGTCTCTTCCATTTATTTTTTCACCGGCAATGTTGGTGATGGCCTTTTTCTGGCGGCGGCCATTGTGCTCGTAGCAGGCATTTCTCTGTACCAGGACTCCCGCAGCCGCAACGCCCTGGAGAAGCTCAAGAACTTCACCCAGCCTATGTGCAAGGTGATAAGAGACGGCGAAACGATAGAAATAAAAAGTGAGGAACTGGTGGTGGGCGACAGCCTGATGATTGAAGAGGGTAATACCATTGCCGCAGATGGCATCATCGTGCATTCCAACGATTTTTCAGTCAACGAATCAATTCTCACGGGCGAGTCGATGGCAGTATATAAAGATGCTTCCAAGGAAGATAACAAGGTTTCACTAGGCACAACAGTTGCCAGCGGATTGGCCATAGCCACTGTTACCGCCATTGGCAACGCCACTAACCTCGGTAAAATTGGCAAAAGCCTCGAAGACATCGCTGAAGAAAAAACACCACTGGAAAAGCAGATAACCAATTTTGTTAAGAAGATGGTACTGATCGGTGCCATTGTCTTTCTGGTGGTATGGGCCATCAACTATTTCCGGTCTTACAATGTGGTCGACAGTCTATTGAAGGCACTGACACTGGCCATGAGCATTTTGCCTGAAGAAATACCCGTGGCCTTCACCACATTTATGGCGTTGGGTGCCTGGCGACTGATGAAGCTTGGCATAGTGGTGAAGCAGATGAAAACTGTGGAGACACTGGGTAGCGCCACGGTGATTTGCACTGACAAAACCGGCACACTTACCGAAAACAAAATGAGCCTGGCGAGGTTGTTTGTGCTGTCTTCACAGGAAATAGCGGATGCTAGTCAGCCGCTTTCAGCAGATGCCCAGTCTCTTGTTCGGTTGGCCATGTGGGCCAGCGAACCCATCCCTTTCGATCCTATGGAGGTGGCGCTGCACGAAGCTTACGGTAAGTTTATGGTCACCGATGAGCGGCTTGTATTCAACATGGCGCATGAGTATCCGCTGGGTGGAAAACCGCCCATGATGACGCATATTTTTGAAGATGGCAATGGTAAAAGAATCATTGCCGCCAAGGGTGCCCCCGAGGCGATGATTGCTGTATCTGGCCTGTCGGCAAGTGAAAAGGAGCAAGTGCATGAAGCCATTAACACCCTGGCAAAGGATGGTTACAGGGTGTTGGGGGTAGGCGAAGCCAGCTTTAATGGCAACGACTTCCCTGCTACTCAGCAGGAGTTTTCCTTTTCTTTCAAAGGTTTGGTGGCTTTTTACGATCCGCCAAAAAAGAATATTCCGTTCGTACTGGAACAGTTTTATGCAGCAGGTATCAAGGTGAAAATTGTGACTGGAGACAATGCCCTCACTACGGGGGCCATTGCCCGACAGGTTGGGTTTCGTGGTTTCGACAAAAGTATCAGCGGCGATGAGTTAATGAAACTATCTGAAGGCGAGCTGAAGGAAAAAGTGGAAGATATGCAAGTATTCACCCGCATGTTTCCCGAGGCCAAGCTGAAAATCATTAACGCCCTGAAGGTGAGGAATGAAATTGTGGCCATGACAGGCGACGGCGTGAACGATGGGCCTGCACTAAAAGCCGCCCATATTGGCATAGCCATGGGCAAAAAGGGCACCGAGATAGCCAAACAGGCTGCTTCACTTATCTTGCTGGAAGACGACCTATCCAAAATGGTGGAAGCTGTAGCCATGGGACGAAAAATCTACACCAACCTAAAAAAAGCCATTCAGTACATTATTTCCATTCATATCCCTATCATCCTTACTGTGTTCCTTCCATTGGCCCTTGGCTGGATCTATCCCAATATTTTCTCGCCGCTGCACATCATTTTGCTCGAGCTGATTATGGGCCCTACGTGCTCTATCATTTATGAGAACGAGCCAATGGAAAAAAACATGATGATCAAAAAACCACGGCCTTTCACCAGCACCTTCTTCAACTGGAAGGAACTGACAACAAGCGTGGTGCAGGGCTTGGCGATTACAGCGGGGACCTTGTCGATCTACCAGCTGGCCGTCCACGGAGGAGCCAACGAGGAAGTGACCCGTACCCTGGTTTTTGTGACTCTCATTTCGTCCAATATCTTCCTTACACTTGTCAATCGCTCTTTCTATTACTCTGTCCTCACTACGCTGGCGTATAAAAACAACCTCGTTGGCCTGATCATTGGCGCCACTGTGGCAATTACAGGCCTACTGCTCTTTGTGCCTCCACTGACAAATTTCTTTGGTTTTGATAATATCAGTGCTGTGCAGCTTTTGACAAGCGTGGTCATCGGTCTCTTGGCGGTGATTTGGTTTGAGATGATAAAGTGGAGGTCAAGAGTAGCCGCTAAAACGGTCTAG